The Dermacentor silvarum isolate Dsil-2018 chromosome 3, BIME_Dsil_1.4, whole genome shotgun sequence region CAAGTTACCTCAGCAAGCTGATGTGGTCAGGCCATGTAAATTATATTCTTTAAATTATCACCGATTACAGTGatggcaaatttcctaacttcatcaccccacctagttttctgccgtcctcgactgcgcttcccttctcttggtaaccattctgtaactcgtatggtccaccggttatctatccttcgcatcacatggcctgcccaggtccatttctttctcttaatgtcagctagaatattggctatccccgttcacactctgatccacgccgctctcttcctgtctcttattaACGTTAATGTTGGATTCAGCTAGTGCAAGataggggtatttggagatcgcagagagaggtcttcgtcctgcagtggacataaatataggctgctgctgccgctgctgatgatgatgacagtgatGGCTGTTTGTAGCAGTTTCTTCTTCAAGCACACATTGCCTGCATGAACACAGGTAGAGCCGTGACATTGGCAAAAAATATCCACCTGCAATGCTGCATGTATTTTGTGTACCAGAATCTGATCTGTTTATAACATTCCTTCTCCATGATGCCTTCTGTGGGCTTTCTCTCTAGTTACGCAGTAAAAAAAGGATTCTTCTTAGCAATTAAATTTATGTAGCTTCTTGTGCCCCAGGAATAGCAAAAAGAAAATTTAGTTTTGTTCCCTAATTTGGCTATTTTCTGCAGAAATAAACTGGGACATTTCAAATAATGTATCCAATAAGCCAATCAGTTCTGGCCTCGGTATGCGTGTCTCTGCTCAAAGAATTTAACTGCACAATGTGTATATCTATGTGCAGCAAACAAACACAGTTCTATGGTTTAAGCTCACAGACATGCACGAACAGATATCTGGAAGTGCAATATGCTCGAGCAATTCAAGTACTGGTGCATTCAGGCACATGGGTAAGAAGCTTTGTATATTTTGAAGCATCTTGCCACGACATACTCTGATCGGAGAAACACGTATTTGCATTAGTAACATTATTAAAAATCTACTCTAATCAGAACATAATTGCTTTCGGTGCTCACATATCGACCAGCTCAGTGTGTTGTCAACATTTATTCTGATATGGCAGCTAACTACTGAAACTGTTTTTCGCATCATTACTATGTGCGAACAGCATTTTACTCAACATTTTCTTGCTTACTAGTACATAAATTACCCCTATCCCCTTTTCGTGTGACCTTAAGATACATTGCACAGTTCTGTATGTACATACAGAAAAAGGTTGGTAAAGCAGAGGAATTCACTGGCGCAAATACCAACAACGTCACATTGGTAAGCCAGATAAGTTCTCGTGTTAAGAAAGAACATAATTTTAAAGCATAAGGTCTGCAAACAGCGGTGTTTTGATTTTGCTGGGGCTTACGTACCGCTCTTGTGTGACTGCATGCAAAACTTTAAGATGGTAAGAGCAGTTGCTAAAGTTAATTTTGACTGTGATTAACACAGCAATGCATGGGTAATCCTTTAAAATTCACAGAGTGCAACTTTGAAAGATTTGTCAAATACTttttcgaagaaaatggcggaatgtccagaatagcggctcgaACGACATACCAGATGCACAGATTCTATAGTTCATGAATACTTCTTGCTACGACGCTTGCAAAACACGCCGTGAAAAGGGAACACGCGGCATGGCACGCAAGTTTCTGTCGCTGCTGAACCATGCACGCACGAATCGGATTACTATGAGCGCCGAGACAGCGTGCAAGAAAACACGTGAGCGATGTTTTACCTTTCGGAGCCAGCCCATCGCCAGTGCTGCTCGCTCGCTCCTTGGTCCTTCGGCTACTCGAGAGTTTCCGCGGCGAGACCCTGCCTATTGTTATCGAGACGACGCTCCCGCGACTCCGCTCATACGGCAACCTTGAAGGTCCCGGCAATTATGAGGGGGGCCCGAGCGCGCCGTTTCGTTTCTTTTCCCTGTCCCGGCGCCACGGCGCTAAGGCACGCGGCCACGGGAGCAAAAAGCGCGCCTTGGCCCCACTTTTACGCGCTGCGCCAGTTGGGCAGACAAGCGTATAGCACAAAGGAATCTCGCGCCCGAAAGGCGTGGGCGCCGCTCGCGCGGCTCACACCAAAGGATCGCCGAGAACATTCCGATGCACGCACCCGTAACAGCGCGCGCCGCATGCACATATACGCACACGCTCGCCGCGCGCACGACTTCCTGCATACGAGCGCACAGACAGCGAGCCGCGCTTGTTTACCTGAGACTGCGTCGAGCTCCATCTCCGACGCTGTTGCTGCTCTTGCGACTCTGAGCTCGGTTTCTGTTGGCTGTTGCCCATGTAACGCGGGGTTCTTGGCGATCGTTGAACAGCAGCAGTCATCCCTTCATCGCGGCGAGGAGTACCACCAACCGTGCTTCATCCGGTGATGAGCAACGTAGTTGACGTTTAAAGGCATGCTGTTGCCGCGGTAACCGCGATATCCCGTCCCGGTGATTTTACATGTTACCTTCGCCGTTTTCGCCGCCCgacaaaaatgcgacgcgcagaTGCGACGGAACGCCCCCTGACAAACCGAAACAAAAGCCGACGTATCTCGAAAACCATTTTCAATACCATCCTACGAAAACTCTTGACTTAGCTAGGGTAATATTTATAAAACAAATCAGTACCCAACTCTTTTTTATGCAAATGGTTAGCAATTCGAGTCATAACCGAGAGAACCgtgtgctttttattttttatttttcagactttttatttatttttggaaACGTTAGAAGCCACGGTGTTAGAAACGTTAGAAACACTGTTTTGCAGCAATTCCACCAGCTAGCCAAAGCCGTGGCCAAAGCCAGCCAAGTTCGTCTCTCGATCGAAAGGACACGGAGGGCATCATGGCGAGCCTAACCTTAAAGCAAGCGATTCGTAACTTCTCGAAATCGTCGGCTAGACTTGCCCAGCAAGGGGGTGAACATTCCCACGAAGGTCAGTATCGCACGTTTAAGCTGTTAATCCGCTTGCAGCTTGACGGGGCGTTGCGTTCGGAGAGGGCGAGAGATAAACTGCAGTCGGTGTGACTTTCTGAACGGGAGGACACTTTGAACGTCGAGTGCCTTAATAATGTTACGTTAATTCGCCTGATTTTCTTTGTATGTGCTACCTCGTTTCTCAAGGCAACCATTTTCTGTGCAGCTGGTGAGCTGCTGTGGAAGAGGCTGAGTATCTTCGTCGCCCTCCCCGCCATTGCGCTGTGCGGCATCAACGTCTACTTGGCTGAACAGGAGCACAAGAAACATTTTCATAGGCCGGAGTACCGCCCTTACGAGTACATTCACATCCGCACTAAGGTTGAGTACACATTCAAAAGCTTATTCTTAGTTCTTGCTCTGCATCTTGGCCCGGCGCGTACTTTTCCATAACCGGCCACATGTCAACACGTTGTATGTGTGGTTAGCGCTTGAACGCTAGCTTGTTGTTTTCGTTCCATGCGTTTGTCCTGCgccatgtttcatttttttttttttgcattgttttccTGTTGATGCACGCACTTTTCATACGACCTGATGAGAAGCTGAGTAACTGAGGAGAAAGCGAAGCAACCGCCGTGTTGCCGTTATGTTGAGAAGGATACGGTACTATATATAGGCACATGTCAACTTTCATACCAGCTGATTTTTATTGAAAACACGCTGGATTTCTTAAGAGGCAGATTTGCACGACAAATTGA contains the following coding sequences:
- the LOC119445911 gene encoding cytochrome c oxidase subunit 6A2, mitochondrial, encoding MASLTLKQAIRNFSKSSARLAQQGGEHSHEAGELLWKRLSIFVALPAIALCGINVYLAEQEHKKHFHRPEYRPYEYIHIRTKKYPWGDGNRAIFFNPKINWVPGGYVE